A stretch of Besnoitia besnoiti strain Bb-Ger1 chromosome III, whole genome shotgun sequence DNA encodes these proteins:
- a CDS encoding tRNA ligases class II (D, K and N) domain-containing protein (encoded by transcript BESB_047720) — protein MEFLLLSRFLWLLIAAPAAIVALSPSAPPGLAPLTGHSPSFSQTRRSTARRESSVFFPRGDASNVFAFLSPASHAALSPSLPTPIPAARGSFLAPDAHFEAEPSPSPQSRSPSRASSHGSLTSRPHSRQESSATSSAAWGRRSFSAAHHPLQSSLSPAAAFSSACHASPSDSASASPSPSSPLCSPSSPPSSPSSRHTSAPASSSRCPLSSEYSVRLAKASSLLRQLALTPFPPTSSLLSLIPSALSSPSSLHRRFRSLPPGSAASPQEVFSVAGRVQSIRNGGMFIDLWNPADEAKLQLFVSLNSPSSASPQNRPSAGSPRGEVPSVDLLPFLDLGDFLLARGTLRRTSKGELTLHVERCGGLHLVAKRLLPLDLSLSLSSTLPAASSASSPTAAAQHAAPQRPRNPKRRGDQSSSTVSAPAVLEALRGARASPPSSAGPSRRPAGLARASEGTPGAASLSPWTVAHPASAVCGAFSSLPSPQRDAQLLHTSRLRETLRLRSLIVHTVRQKLIAEDFLEVDTAVLQPAAAASSPREKSHTGLRGAGAREPPRTEETPNDAADFADAAEVRGEGRPESGAESDAHRGSEGSPTGEKAAPTARLFDSYLHALDMPVQLRVAPELALKRLVVSGISDKIFEIGRCFRNEGISWRHQPEFLSMEAYATFWTYEDMIALTEEVVRLCAAQVVSLKASSPYRDAEPPAPSAARQNSLLSSLLSFVPWSRRKPQRCASRVTGRDTRGTSNASAAGEWDSPSPGVRISWQGQEIDLSAPWRRLTMVEALREYAGIDFERLSHAEAVREVEWRLERKQKDGEMNGRSSSPSFASLASDGSQERGDFSEASDSKNSGPKTLRPECYASVEELMDFAFKEWVEKRLVQPTHILHTPLALSPLAAEKRTDPEARARPKIPVAERFEAYIGGMEIADGYSELTDPLEQLQRFSVQAQTLRNRGEGKAQRHLEAPEENESEKANRLIPNQEFIAALMLGLPPTAGLGIGLDRLVMLLTDSPLIRDVVHMPLRKSVF, from the exons ATGgagtttcttcttctttcccgcTTCCTGTGGCTCCTGATCGCCGCCCCGGCGGCAATTGtcgccctctctccttcgGCACCGCCGGGGCTGGCGCCCCTAACAGGTCACTCGCCTTCCTTCAGCCAGACGAGGCGCTCAACGGCCCGCAGAGAATCCAGCGTTTTTTTCCCTCGTGGCGATGCTTCGAATGtcttcgcctttctctctcctgccaGCCACGCGGCACTGAGCCCCAGTCTGCCGACTCCCATACCCGCTGCCCGCGGCTCGTTTCTGGCGCCCGACGCACATTTTGAAGCGGAgccttctccgtctcctcagtctcgctctccttctcgtGCGTCTTCTCACGGCTCCCTCACATCGCGCCCGCATTCCCGTCAGGAATCGAGTGCGActtcctctgccgcctggGGGCGTCGCTCGTTTTCGGCCGCCCATCATCCCCTGCagtcttctctttctcctgctgctgcctttTCGTCTGCTTGCCACGCGTCTCCCTCTGACTCGgcttcggcgtctccttctccctcctcccctctttgttcgccttcttcccctccctcttctccgtcctctcGTCATACGTCTGCTCCTGCATCCTCTTCGCGATGTCCTCTCAGTTCAGAGTATTCTGTTCGGCTGGCGAAGgcgtcctcgctgcttcGGCAGCTCGCGCTGACTCCGTTCCCGCCAACATcatctctcctgtctctgaTTCCGTCCGCCTTgtcctctccgtcttcgcTGCACAGGCGCTTTCGAAGTCTCCCTCCGggctctgcagcctctccaCAGGAAGTGTTTTCTGTCGCCGGGCGCGTTCAGAGCATCCGTAACGGCGGCATGTTCATCGACCTTTGGAATCCCGCGGACGAGGCCAAACTCCAGCTCTTTGTCTCCCTAAactctccttcttctgcttcgcctcagAATCGCCCCTCAGCCGGATCGCCGCGGGGCGAAGTCCCCTCCGTCGACCTCCTTCCGTTCCTAGATCTTGGCGACTTCCTTCTGGCGAGAGGGACGCTGCGCAGGACCTCCAAGGGGGAGCTGACGCTGCACGtcgagcgctgcggcggcctgcatCTCGTCGCGaagcgtctccttcctctcgacctctcgctctctctctcgtcgacCCTcccggccgcctcctccgcctcctcgccaacCGCGGCGGCTCAACACGCCGCCCCACAGCGACCGCGAAACCCCAAACGCCGAGGCGACCAGTCGTCGTCGACTgtctcggcgccggcggtgctcgaagcgctgcgaggcgctcgcgcgtctccgccctcttctgctgggccgtcgcgccgccctgcgggcctcgcgcgcgcctccgaggGGACAcccggcgctgcgtctctctctccgtggACCGTTGCGCACCCAGCCAGTGCGGTGTGCGgcgcgttttcctctctgccgtcgccgcagcgcgacgcgcagctcctgcaCACGAGTCGGCTGCGCGAGACTCTCCGCCTGCGGTCGCTCATCGTCCACACTGTGCGGCAGAAACTGATCGCCGAGGATTTCCTCGAAGTTGACACAGCCGTGCTCCAacctgccgccgcagccagctCGCCGAGAGAGAAGTCGCACACAGGTCTCCGGggtgcgggcgcgcgcgaaccgccgcgcacagaggagacgccgaacgacgcagcggacttcgccgacgcggcagaagtgcgaggcgaaggacgcccagagagcggcgcagagagcgacgcacaCAGGGGGAGCGAAGGATCCCCGACGGgggagaaggccgcgccgacaGCCAGGCTCTTCGACTCCTACCTCCACGCG CTTGACATGCCTGTGCAGCTCAGAGTGGCTCCCGAGCTCGCGCTGAAGCGCCTGGTCGTCAGCGGGATATCAGACAAA ATCTTCGAGATCGGGCGCTGTTTCCGCAACGAGGGCATTTCGTGGAGACACCAGCCTGAGTTTCTCTCCATGGAGGCGTACGCCACGTTTTGGACTTACGAAGACATGATCGCGCTAACAGAAGAGGTCGTCCGGCTTTGCGCGGCTCAGGTTGTGTCGCTCAAGGCGAGTAGCCCCTACCGTGATGCGgagccgcccgccccctccgctgctcgccaaaattcgctcctctcctcgcttctctcgtTTGTTCCGTGGAGCCggcggaagccgcagagatgcgccagccgcgtgaccggcagagacacgcgcggcaCGAGcaacgcgagcgcggcaggcgagtgGGACTCGCCCAGCCCCGGCGTCCGCATTTCCTGGCAAGGCCAAGAAATCgatctctctgcgccgtggaggcggctGACTATGGTTGAGGCTCTCCGCGAATACGCCGGGATCGACTTCGAGCGCCTGTCGCACGCAGAG GCCGTCAGAGAAGTTGAGTGGCGGCTCGAAAGGAAGCAAAAGGACGGCGAAATGAACGGCCGCagttcctcgccttctttcgcgtctctggcgtctGACGGGTCccaggagagaggcgacttCAGCGAAGCGTCAGACAGCAAGAATTCAGGCCCGAAAACTCTGCGACCTGAATGCTACGCCTCTGTGGAGGAACTCATGGATTTTGCTTTCAAGGAATGGGTGGAGAAGCGACTTGTTCAGCCCACGCACATTCTTCacacgccgctcgcgctctctcctctggcGGCCGAGAAACGCACCGAtccggaggcgcgagcgcgcccgaAGATCCCAGTCGCTGAGAGATTCGAGGCATACATTGGAGGCATGGAGATAGCTGACGGTTACTCGGAGCTGACAGATCCGcttgagcagctgcagcgatTCAGCGTTCAAGCCCAAACTCTACGCAACAGGGGGGAGGGCAAGGCGCAGCGGCATCTCGAGGCGCCGGAAGAGAACGAGAGCGAAAAAGCCAACCGACTCATTCCCAATCAG GAATTCATTGCGGCCCTGATGCTCGGTCTGCCACCTACCGCTGGATTGGGAATAGGCCTCGATCGTTTGGTCATGCTGCTAACTGACTCACCACTGATCCGAGATGTCGTTCACATGCCTCTCCGGAAGAGCGTGTTTTGA
- a CDS encoding hypothetical protein (encoded by transcript BESB_047730), translating to MRAPPLFHSYSTYCIASQAPLLSGYGNSEEKAERRQRQLLFSACALTQAVQTPRSDDSSPRDSTLSSSPPDDVTVVLDSGDASGSPLTFTYSHAEPFAFPSASRSPSPLCCANAASTGKSQSPTRSPQSELSRSPSFASSPCQSVACGNTDEESFFQSLRSSCLFESGDPPSYRVKTEPGVVSAQRGRERLATRSRPPRLANSTLPFWSSGQSQEAGCMCGPSSVSSQDEVPCSSAASCARCSSGCRYNGEASEAQLCSADGGEHTCVPRSGFSSARVPFSPCSDVRLFASSRTSTGFFTLPSLIQPPESRRRRRRAAFLSLLAFLFCVFLFFGVLLPMSRASQLGNMLMADHIKATGSKRSLGTVPAGLTEETPTSLLPLPECSTKRRGDSSDAPTGLDGGEGPWLAKILHFVETIFSSNSASLSSTVPAEWQPTLLSLIVHSSALLRSAFPVLSSLPAVFLFLLLVSVCCCLLCIAISFTLVCKHLMNYYEPSLQRYVCRICLVSPTFAIASLIYFAHTLSSAAPPSDSRSSLSSYTVGASASPAAVATSVTPASRLAPQSEASSQGLEEYLDDSSSLGDSARVPDAGLFATTAASEARVEEIFIDFLRDLGQAGALYSFLVLMINCCGNDRCISMTLACNPKLVNAVPPLNFFIPSFHPKPHILRYLKVGVMQFVLVVPLVGVISLLQAIYDSDSMPLLAHSTSALQEAPLVASSLMDSGGTTPGDKTFSDDVGDHSPPSVNVSPQASPSADFPALRIDSRDIGALLSFFPVFLSLPTVLMYRASDWFLFRGMAAATSLVLLGSVFICMLSLLQFYLCTESLIRPYKPLQKFLSIKVLVFFQVWQRLAIRTLLGVGVIQGNTVFEAEQMADLYHNILMSVWMVFISISHVLCFPVSDHLPEVVGGARGACFVEPPSASFCQGLLEVLLAVDVLQDAREIALLPHRSLDRACSILHEQCLKADSEFHHLLSLDGRSELDRLLSSSCLRTHSQATVAFEAQVAPDDRSPASATTLLPWIRRATASAPSGLFRGLFGSMETGSDARADTHDARDSQERSRRKDDERSRHKFSVRSRSDSDVVVPTLKALSGSSDRRRIPLLSSASASELRLPSDFCPTGLAGEAKPREVEHRFLPLREELDDGRTSQPELVCPPAPTSSPVAGISSPEVYLPPLSRCLTSLSQTLSSSGEGVSAGTVRESLPACAHFLLSPRNASSAHSGSVASPQAHSSARSESQFGGGDPFAHANLFSPSSRGASFALAAGPSSHHGAASLRGPAPLPPYASPLASVAASIAVSGRYPRSATGRAAVAARFLLASSPTSPFHRCPAAALAVALGAQLPVPAFGFEEIPEATTRGSSRDTLVSRTLSHPPPGVHQGFAVSLPAHAPRTTFAVDERDLAVVEAEARHAGSTVCAHRLSHTYDHLPDLPEQKMAELDAAVGHEEAPSAGGGRGPLALGANDTEAKGARGGERASENSRDEGESWNGSFRHRSLASALTTAGVDCSASPSSCLLEGERQSPLACLKDEGGLRSPDGASARARPGRHFAAEAGEREALPAASRDAQVSRGPEPPIGCCEANTRRLKSWISQPEPPADVHLFLASAAYERRHEQTETRGASEGNCRRPRKGARDLGDLQRAPLPTKGQRRRLGFGGGGPESGAALRGLRRRSLPSASVKGEEDAETELWTEAAEEDAYPRLLQPGVLQQAEENEEDGVRWRAPAPAAETAACKKESPGDFPWLSEDCACEGRNAPRADTESRNPRRKQPDQPFGDRGDGGPEASPCSPQSLGGDGSEEERPGESAGASAQAHSRSACLLQVETETGARRFTGAPELSAQDEHDAGNFTDSAGQGAPPAYPTRMATEEAPEAERHGSSCGEGEQGCNLTTSELACGLRVASESAQERSCREAEGDGEETPPFERMDEERETEEIWPEDESVRIVQSPLRLGWSCEVVEEEDEEDASSFYSRNQMF from the exons ATGagggcgcctcctcttttcCATTCGTACTCTACTTACTGCATCGCCTCGCAggctcctctcctctccggcTATGGCAACTCCGAAGAGAAAGCtgagagaaggcagagacagctccttttctctgcgtgcgcacTCACTCAAGCTGTTCAAACACCCCGCAGTGACGACAGCTCGCCTCGCGACTCCACGTTGTCGTCTTCACCCCCGGACGACGTTACCGTCGTTCTGGATTCAGGCGACGCCTCGGGGTCTCCTTTGACGTTTACTTACTCACATGCTGAACCTTTCGCCTTTCCCTCCGCTTCAcgttctccttctccgtTGTGCTGCGCCAACGCAGCCTCCACTGGAAAGTCACAGTCGCCAACGAGGTCGCCGCAGTCTGAAttgtcgcgctcgccttcctttGCATCGTCCCCTTGCCAGTCCGTCGCGTGTGGCAATACAGATGAGGAGTCCTTTTTTCAATCATTGCGGTCGTCGTGTCTTTTTGAGAGCGGCGATCCGCCATCATACCGTGTGAAGACTGAGCCAGGAGTGGTGTCGGCCCAGCGGGGTCGCGAACGCCTCGCCACACGGtcacgccctccgcgtctggcGAATTCGACGCTCCCGTTCTGGAGTTCTGGACAGTCCCAAGAAGCAGGCTGCATGTGCGgtccctcctctgtctcttctcaaGATGAAGTTCCCTGCTCGTCGGCAGCTTCCTGTGCGCGCTGCTCTTCCGGATGCCGCTACAACGGAGAAGCTTCAGAAGCACAGCTCTGCAGTGCCGACGGCGGGGAACACACGTGTGTCCCCCGATCCGGTTTCTCCTCCGCGAGAgtgcctttctctccctgctCGGATGTCCGTCTATTCGCGTCCTCCCGCACCTCCACAGGCTTCTTCACTCTCCCGTCTCTGATCCAACCTCCTGAGTcacggcgccgaaggcgccgagcggcgtTCTTATCGTTGCTTGCCTTCCTCTTTTGCGTGTTTCTGTTTTTTGGAGTGCTGCTGCCGATGTCCAGGGCAAGTCAGTTGGGAAACATGCTCATGGCAGATCACATAAAAGCTACCGGCAGCAAGAGAAGCCTGGGGACTGTGCCCGCAGGCTTGACGGAGGAGACTCCTACCAGTCTTTTGCCTCTACCCGAGTGCAGTACAAAACGCAGGGGCGATTCTTCCGATGCTCCAACAGGCCTtgacggcggagaaggcccCTGGTTAGCAAAAATACTTCATTTTGTGGAGACTATCTTCAGTTCGAATTCAGCGTCGCTTAGTTCTACCGTCCCGGCTGAATGGCAGCCGACGCTTCTGTCATTGATTGTTCATTCATCGGCACTTCTTCGCTCGGCATTTCCTGtgctctcctcgcttcccGCCGTCTTCCTATTCCTCCTCCTTGTCTCTGTGtgctgctgccttctctgcatAGCCATATCTTTCACGCTTGTCTGCAAACACCTCATGAACTACTACGAGCCTAGTTTGCAGCGTTACGTCTGTCGCATATGCCTGGTCAGCCCCACCTTCGCAATCGCTTCTCTGATCTACTTTGCTCACACGCTTTCCAGTGCTGCGCCCCCCTCGGactctcgctcctctctttcATCCTACACtgtcggcgcctctgcctcaccagccgccgtcgcgacGTCTGtgacgcctgcgtcgcgccttgCGCCCCAAAGCGAGGCATCATCTCAGGGCCTCGAGGAGTATTTGGACGACTCAAGTTCGCTCGGTGACTCTGCCAGAGTTCCAGACGCCGGCCTGTTCGCTACCACGGCAGCGTCCGAGGCCCGCGTTGAGGAGATCTTTATTGACTTCCTTCGAGACCTTGGCCAAGCTGGAGCCCTTTACAGCTTTCTCGTCCTCATGATCAATTGCTGCG GAAATGACCGATGTATCTCAATGACGCTAGCCTGCAACCCAAAGTTGGTGAATGCCGTCCCACCCCTGAATTTCTTCATTCCTTCTTTCCATCCGAAGCCGCACATCCTCCGCTACCTCAAAGTAGGCGTGATGCAGTTCGTGCTCGTCGTGCCCCTCGTCGGCGTCATCTCTCTCCTGCAAGCAATCTACGACAGCGACTCGatgcctctcctcgcgcattCAACTTCTGCTCTTCAAGAGGCACCCCTTGTTGCTTCAAGCCTGATGGATTCAGGAGGCACCACGCCGGGCGATAAGACGTTTTCGGACGACGTAGGCGATCATTCTCCGCCCTCTGTGAACGTCTCTCCTCAGGCCTCGCCATCGGCTGATTTCCCAGCTCTGAGAATTGATTCGCGCGACATCGGCGCTCTCCTGTCGTTCTTTcctgtcttcctctccctgccgACCGTGCTGATGTACCGAGCTTCAGATTGGTTTCTGTTCCGCGGCATGGCGGCAGCGACCTCTCTGGTGCTGCTGGGGTCAGTATTCATCTGCATGCTCTCGCTCCTTCAGTTCTACCTCTGCACCGAGTCGCTGATTCGGCCCTACAAACCGCTTCAAAAGTTCCTTTCCATCAAAGTCCTCGTCTTTTTTCAAGTGTGGCAGCGCCTGGCCATTCGGAcgctcctcggcgtcggcgtcatTCAGGGGAACACCGTTTTCGAGGCCGAGCAAATGGCG GATCTCTATCACAACATCTTGATGAGCGTGTGGATGGTATTCATCTCGATTAGTCACGTGCTTTGCTTCCCCGTCAGTGACCACCTCCCCGAAGTCgtcggaggcgcgcgtggcgcttgCTTCGTGGAACCGCCCAGCGCCTCGTTCTGCCAGGG GTTGCTCGAGGTTCTTCTGGCTGTGGACGTCCTGCAAGATGCGAGGGAGATCGCGCTTCTGCCTCACCGGTCCCTTGACCGCGCCTGCTCCATTCTCCATGAACAGTGCCTCAAGGCCGACAGCGAGTTCCACCACCTGCTTTCGCTGGATGGGCGCAGCGAGCTGGATCGCCTCTTGTCCTCGTCGTGTCTCCGCACGCACAGCCAAGCGACGGTGGCGTTTGAAGCGCAAGTCGCGCCCGACGATCGCAgcccggcgagcgcgactaCGCTCCTCCCTTGGATTCGGAGAGCCACGGCTTCTGCGCCCTCCGGGTTgttccgcggcctcttcggcaGCATGGAGACTGGGAGTGACGCCCGAGCCGACACGCACGACGCGAGAGACTCTCAAGAGAGAAGTCGAAGGAAAGAcgacgagagaagcagacacaAGTTCAGCGTCAGATcccgcagcgacagcgacgtCGTGGTTCCGACCTTGAAGGCGCTGTCTGGATCATCCGATCGCCGGAGGATCCCCCTCCTTTCGTCAGCCTCGGCATCGGAGCTGCGGCTTCCCAGCGACTTCTGCCCGACCGGCCTggcaggcgaagcgaagccTCGAGAGGTCGAACACAGGttcctgcctctgcgcgaggagctcgacgaCGGCCGGACCTCACAGCCCGAGCTGGTTTGCCCACCGGCCCCTACCAGCTCGCCCGTCGCCGGCATTTCTTCTCCCGAGGTCTACCTACCGCCGCTTAGTCGCTGCCTGACTTCCCTGAGTCAAACGCTGTCCTCATCAGGCGAGGGCGTCTCAGCAGGGACCGTCCGAGAGTCTTTGCCGGCGTGCGCCCACTTCCTTCTGTCGCCGCGGAACGCCTCTAGTGCGCACTCGGGGTcggtcgcgtcgccgcaggcccaCTCTAGCGCCAGGTCTGAGAGCCAGTTTGGGGGGGGAGACCCGTTCGCACACGCCAACCtcttttcgccttcgtcgcgcggcgcctccttcgcacTCGCCGCCGGACCCAGCAGCCAccacggcgccgcgtcgctccgcgggcctgcgcccctgccgccctacgcgtctccgctggcgtCGGTGGCGGCGTCCATCGCAGTTTCGGGGCGCTACCCTCGCAGCGCCACGGGTCGCGCCGCTGTGGCTGCGCGCTTCCTGTTGGCGTCTAGTCCCACGTCGCCGTTTCATCGATgccccgcggctgcgctggcCGTCGCGCTCGGAGCGCAGCTGCCGGTGCCTGCGTTCGGCTTTGAAGAGATTCCCGAGGCGACGACACGGGGATCCAGCAGAGACACCCTCGTCAGCCGGACGCTCAGCCACCCGCCCCCCGGGGTGCATCAGGGCTTCGCCGTTAGTCTTCCCGcccacgcgccgcggacgacgtTCGCCGTGGACGAGCGAGACTTGGCCGTCGtggaggcggaagcgaggcaCGCGGGGAGCACTGTTTGCGCGCACAGGCTGTCACACACCTATGACCACCTGCCTGACCTGCCCGAGCAGAAAATGGCGGAACTCGACGCCGCGGTTGggcacgaggaggcgccttccgctggaggcgggcgcgggccccTGGCGCTGGGTGCGAACGACACGGAGGCCAAGGGAGCGaggggcggcgagcgagcttCAGAGAATTccagagacgaaggagagtcGTGGAATGGCAGCTTCAGACACCGGAGCTTGGCTTCCGCCCTTACGACCGCCGGCGTTGACTGCTCCGCCTCACCTTCCTCTTGCCTGCTTgagggcgagaggcagagcccGCTGGCTTGCCTCAAGGACGAGGGTGGTCTTCGGAGCCCAGACGGCGCatctgcgcgggcgcggccagGCCGACATTTCGCAGCGGAGgctggcgagagagaagcttTGCCGGCCGCCTCACGGGACGCCCAGGTCTCACGGGGACCCGAGCCCCCAATCGGCTGCTGTGAAGCAAACACGCGAAGGCTGAAGTCCTGGATTTCGCAGCCTGAACCGCCAGCCGATGTGCACCTCTTCCTTGCTTCGGCCGCTTATGAGCGAAGGCATGAACAGACAGAAACGCGCGGAGCTTCTGAAGGAAACTGCAGGCGCCCACGCAAAGGCGCTCGCGATTTAGGCGACCTACAGCGTGCACCTTTGCCTACAAAAGGAcaacgcagacgcctcgGGTTCGGCGGAGGGGGGCCAGAGTCGGGCGCAGCACTCAGaggcctgcggagacgctcgcTTCCCTCTGCGAGTGtgaagggagaggaagatgCAGAGACCGAACTCTGGACGGaggcagctgaagaagatGCCTacccgcgtcttcttcagccGGGAGTACTCCAGCAGGcagaagagaacgaagaggACGGGGTCAGATGGCGAGCACCAGCCCCGGCTGCCGAGACAGCCGCCTGCAAGAAGGAGAGCCCTGGAGACTTTCCCTGGCTGTCGGAAGACTGCGCCTGCGAAGGACGCAACGCCCCCCGCGCAGACACCGAGTCGAGGAACCCGAGACGCAAGCAGCCAGACCAACCCTTTGGAGacaggggcgacggcgggcctGAGGCGAGTCCCTGCAGCCCCCAGAGCCTCGGCGGCGatggcagcgaggaggagagaccCGGAGAAAGTGCGGGGGCGAGCGCACAGGCGCACAGCAGAAGTGCGTGTCTGCTTCAAGTCGAAACAGAGACTGGAGCACGCCGGTTCacgggcgcgccggagcTCTCAGCTCAAGATGAGCATGACGCAGGCAACTTCACGGACTCAGCGGGTCAAGGCGCCCCGCCGGCTTACCCCACGAGAATGGCGACGGAAGAAGCcccggaggcagagagacatGGGAGCAGTTgcggggagggggagcaAGGATGCAACTTGACAACTTCAGAGTTGGCGtgcggtctccgcgtcgcgtctgAATCCGCCCAagagcgcagctgcagagaagcggaaggcgacggagaagagacCCCGCCATTCGAGCGGAtggacgaggagagagagaccgaGGAGATCTGGCCTGAGGATGAAAGCGTGAGAATCGTCCAGAGTCCTTTGAGACTTGGGTGGAGTTGCGAGGTCGTagaagaggaagatgagGAAGACGCCAGCTCGTTTTACTCCAGAAATCAGATGTTTTGA
- a CDS encoding hypothetical protein (encoded by transcript BESB_047740): MWAAGLLLFIGVACRLTLGAQVPSEEADPLLADGPRDTPAEGLDGWRAASPLRELELDGADPLTAQALPVAAYSSFGAGEQQRVSGEETEAEATRRSGPWSSRTWRGMSRRRRRRAEAGGAGETGSATEAERDSGAWTNALSAGGAESQAERVFTSDRESEARPPLFTEVIPQPLRHLPSSPSPWQRTPSAGADAAERAPAEPAVGGKPDSESWRKNKASMGRWRKSLTRARSLVLLAQMCAHLALAFASVSLVVFSISRAVAVNSELAELETNYLGDILLSMPGQDNASRLLFWLSYLQNSPGSGIIKIERATSTLLTFLQSYMLPLLSAQHYRLQRKVCVIVASCSAFMFATSAILIRPLVPKKLQHRYKHICMSLGLLWSLLPLLLVAADHARGHFRHKNAAQLKRLAKLAEKHIMMRGITLLGSLRERTNFKHIVGFVVADASLTVSFLSAVSRIAYSRDNADGGGEVGGHEKSAEKTA; encoded by the coding sequence ATGTGGGCTGccggccttcttctcttcatcGGGGTGGCGTGTCGCCTCACGCTCGGTGCGCAGGTcccgagcgaggaggccgaccCGCTGCTTGCGGACGGCCCCCGCGATACTCCCGCCGAGGGTCTCGATGGGTGGCGAGCTGCGTCGCCCCTGCGCGAGCTGGAGCTCGACGGCGCAGACCCCCTAACCGCCCAGGCGCTGCCGGTTGCGGCGTACAGTTCGTTCGGCGCGggggagcagcagcgcgtctctggagaagagacggaggcCGAAGCCACGCGGCGGAGCGGGCCCTGGTCGTCGCGCACATGGAGGGGGATGTcccggagacggcggcggcgagccgaggccggaggcgcaggcgagacgggGAGTGCGACAgaagccgagagagacagcggggCGTGGACGAATGCGTtgtctgccggcggcgcggagagccagGCGGAGCGTGTGTTCACCAGTGACCGCGAATCTGAGGCGAGACCCCCGCTCTTCACCGAAGTGATTCCGCAGCCGTTGCGGCATCTGCCGTCCTCCCCCAGCCCCTGGCAGAGGACGCCCTCAGctggcgcggacgcggcggagcgagcgccggcggagccggcCGTTGGAGGCAAGCCGGACTCGGAGTCGTGGCGGAAGAATAAGGCGTCGATGGGGCGCTGGCGCAAAAGtctgacgcgcgcgcgctcgttGGTGTTACTGGCGCAGATGTGCGCGCATCTGGCACTGGCATTCGCGAGTGTGTCTCTGGTTGTCTTCAGCATCTCTCGAGCCGTCGCAGTGAACTCGGAGCTGGCCGAGCTGGAGACCAACTACCTGGGCGACATATTGCTGTCCATGCCTGGTCAGGACAAcgcgtcgcgtctgctgTTTTGGCTGTCGTATCTGCAGAACTCGCCGGGGAGCGGCATCATCAAAATCGAGCGGGCGACTAGCACCCTCCTTACTTTTCTGCAGTCCTACATGCTGCCTCTGCTGAGCGCGCAGCACTACCGGCTGCAGCGAAAAGTGTGTGTGATTGTCGCGTCCTGTTCGGCCTTCATGTTTGCGACCTCCGCCATCCTCATTCGCCCGCTCGTCCCCAAGAAGCTGCAGCACAGGTACAAGCACATCTGCATGTCCCTGGGCCTTCTCTGGAGTCTCctgccgctcctcctcgtcgccgctgacCACGCCCGCGGCCACTTCCGTCACAaaaacgccgcgcagctgaagcggcTAGCCAAACTCGCCGAAAAGCACATAATGATGCGAGGCATCACTCTCCTTGGCTCGCTCAGAGAACGCACAAACTTCAAACACATCGTcggcttcgtcgtcgccgacgcTTCCCTCAcggtctccttcctctccgccgtcagCCGCATCGCGTACTCGCGCGACAacgccgacggcggaggggaggTGGGCGGCCACGAGAAAAGCGCGGAGAAAACCGCCTAa